A segment of the Triticum urartu cultivar G1812 chromosome 1, Tu2.1, whole genome shotgun sequence genome:
aggtcacagaagcccgagtggtgtcaccaccatcccgagctacggcctcggacgccggagcggattgggaggtcttgtcagccgacgccctcttgtgcctcctcactctcaacggaccgttgtcgtcgtcatccgggaggtcgataacatgaggaggggctacaaaggaaacattcaatcgaccagggttgcaataaatgtttagtcgactcaaagcggaacgtcagtaatcgtaccagggttggaggtaacagcatcctccatctcttggtcgtcgtccttggcggagatcagaagtagcagcgctgcaagcctcgaaagtcagtcggttggctcaatggatcgaccaaggatccgtccacggtcgataaaggaaaacaagttttattattacccaaAAATGGTGGGTAcggccatcttcatcttgggcagagccttgggcggcttggacggcaCTGCGCgcgggtgcttgggagcctttccagtcggcgtaggagaagaggtccgagggcgtttcgacgactgcccaacaggagcagtcgcactaccacgctcccgcgctggatcgtgtgtgagcttggatcgcccctccgggtggggggggggggttcaacctcctcctcctcctcttcgctggagtcgacgtcgtcgcctccctctccttcaccgtcggactcccactcgcttggatcgtccccgctctcacctccgctcgcctccccttcctcagttggcccctgtgccccattgggcgtcgagtacatctcagtagtcgCCTGAAAAACAACAAACAAGACAAAGgtcaatcgaccaactcaaagaagaccaatgaagaaaaacaagatctcagtcaggagcataaagacatacctggtccacgtcgtacgagttgtcgagtggaattaccctcctggctcctcgggggttgtccttgtttcctgtgatgctcgacagccacccctccaacatctcatcagtgacctcctccgggtggatccgagtggtgtcctcgaggcccgagtacagccacatcgggtggtcacgagcctggagcggttggatgcgcctccggaggaagacctccagcaaatccatacccgtcacgccctcacggacaagctcaaccactcgaccggccagcactttgacttgggccctttcctccggcgcCACTTTCAGGGAAGCAGGCTTTTCAGCTCGGTCGAGTGAGAAAGGGGggagaccagtcgactgtcctagggtcgcctggtcttgacagtagaaccaggtcgcctgccagccacggaccgactccgggaaagtgatagatggaaaacaactctttcccctcgtctggatcgccaggcccccgcacagctggatcacctgcgttctttcatcactcgacttggccttcttgaccgattgagaacggcaggtaaagatgtgcttgaagagaccccaatGGGGGAGGCAACCCAAGAAaccctcacacatggaaatgaaagtaGCGAGGTATAAgatggagttgggagtgaagtggtgaagctgcgctccgaagaagttcaggaagctccggaaaaaaggatggggcggcagagaaaacccgcggtcgacatgggtggctaagagcacgcactcaccgtcgcggggctgaggttcgatctctctccccgggagacgcgcggcttcgtggggaatgacccccccccccctcgaccatgtcgtcgagatcttcTTCCTGAATCACCGACGGCATCCAATCGCCTTGGATCCAGCCTTGGGGCAGAGCAGACCttgaggaggatccgccccgagcggacctcttccctttcccctgtgccgccgccttcttcgcgcgctccagggCGGATGTCTTATCCTTCGCCATCATCGCCGGCAAACCTTGCACGGACCCGCGGCGCTAGGGTGAGGACGGAGGTGGCGGAGGAACTCGCGAAGGGAGGGAGGAAGAAGGAAGCGCActgcttggaaaccccgagccggcaacttataaggggccgcttccgagtggctgactggtaggcccaggctatccagtcaaatcccgcaacagacgcgcgcgcagtacgtggcgaaaaaggcgacgcgagGATCGAGGAGCTTCCACTTTATCGCTTCCtattactgcggccgctcccgtcccgcgcgcttcccgaaatccgaatcccgcgacacccgcgggccgcagaacaactTGCTAAAACAGATGACCCCGCTCGCGCCGACACTCGGTATGTCACAcataaagaaattcactcgacgaaaggcctggaatggatcaaggcgactgaaagaggttgatgacgtcatccgtgacgGTTGGCCCAAAACAAGGCGCTCGCATAGCCTGAAGAACCGatcggaaagatctccaactctttccccactctaacctcgatccattcgggggctaatgatgaagccatgtaactagggtaggggcacgggcCTGTCCAAAGAACCCTACCCTgggacatccctaggagaagtcacctttcaatcgacttgaaggtatcccactcgacgggttcaagacactcaaCCAAGAAGccatcactcgaccatgaagccatccactcgactgccaggagacctaaagtcactcctcAGGCgaacggtcggctattaagtagtctttatggtcattatcacactttattaggggcgttaccagtaacgcccgaccttaaatgtaccttaaaccctgcactactgagggcaggagggggccggcgaactctatataagccacccccgtcctcagtatggagggttcgcacctctgttattcacacgccagtaatccaatcgaccgcctccgggcaccgagacgtagggctgttacttcctccgcgaagggcctgaactcgtacatcttggtgtgtttacaactttccaatagctgagatctagcctctccatacatacccccctacatcactgtcagagctAGAACTACGACACCGACCGCTGAGAACGTGTCGGTTGGCCATTGGCTGGATGGCGTGTCCAAACTGGTCATTTTTCACCAGGGAAGGctgtggctataaatagccaccccgcaCCGGCTTTGTCCAGCGGCTACTTCATTTGATCGTGAGAAGATTGTTGAGCAACCCTCTCTCCGGAGTGTCCGGAAATTGGGACTAGTCTGTCCCTTCAGGCTCGCCGAAATCATCCAAACCTTTTGTTATGACCGGATAGTCCGATATGGACTTCCGGACAGAACGATCCGGATCGAAACTGCAGTTTTTGACGAATCTGATCGGCACAAGAGAGATTTGGCCTTGAAGATGACCCGAATCAAAAACGTTAAACATGAAAGTTATGCGTCTCAtcgaaatagtcaaattctatTTTGAGCTCATCTTCATCCTAGATCGTTTGTGGCTTGTGGGACCTAAAAACCGAACTGTTGTCTCAGACTTACCTAAATCTGAGTTCGATTAATTTTGGAAAGATTTGGACATGATTTGAAGTCCTTTTCTTATATGGGAAGTCCAACCGCCTCATAAATAGATGAAAGATGACGACTGATTGAGCAACACATAATCAAACAAATCGATTTACTATTTTTTTCATGTTCATCTATTTTCTATCATCTCCCTCGTATCTTTTTATTGTTCTTCATCGTTCTCCAAGATTGAAGAGCAGCGAAACTCAAGGccctaggggcgagcgaatcgacctagggcagctcATAGTCGTTGCGTGCCCTGAcagggtccctcccgggcgtgtggggttttgGTTCCTCAAAAGCATCCACCGAATTGCTTGCATACCACGCTTCCGGACAgatctccttcgacgtgagctgcggtgcatcaccctcgacGTTGGAGGTACACGTTGACgtacgtgttcgtgtgcgaacagcGAGGAGGGCAAGTTTAGTTGACACGCATGGCAATTTCCTAGCAAAAAAATACACTAAACACACATTTGTCATGTCTGTCAACTAAATTTTCCATCATCCTGTTACTAAAACTGTCATCGAAAATGATCGATTTACCATGGAAATCCCGAAAGTTCTGGATTTATCGGGGTCCTTGTTTTTTTGTGTGGTCTTTAGTTTGGGAATGGAAAAATGGCAAAAGTACTAGTTATCTTTGCAGAAAACTACTACTCAGAGTGTAAGTACAAGGTGGGCTACGCTCCCCACCCCCCTACTCTAGAATCTTGTTAGGCTTAAATCTTGAATCTTGAAGATTACTCAGACTGTAAGTACAATTTGTCATTTTGCCTCCTCAACTCTCCGTTTGCCCTGTCAACAATTTCGGTCAAGCTCCGCAAATGTACTCTAGTATTTTCTGGGTGAAGCTAGTGTTGATTTTTGCAGGACACAACGGCAACAACTATGAGAGTATTTTTCTCCACGAAATATATCAAGTCCGGTTTGTGTAATACAATAGGCAATGATTTCTTGTATCTTTATCTCATTACTTATGTTGAAACCTATGTATTATAGTGTATTGCATACATATCAATTATAAGCATAACCATAAAGGACTGCTACCATAACAAAGTGCATTCTTTTCTGTTCCTGCTTAATTTGTCTACACAATTTTCTGTTAGAAAATTTTGACATGACAAGGTTTTGATCCTGGCACGCCACAGGTGGTCAGCCTGTGGCCTAGACAAATCAAGTAGATGATCTATTTATAAAACACATGGAACCATGCAAGAGTTAATTCAGGATTCTTTGTGCCACCTAGAACTGATTGATCAGGGTCTCGGTGCCTCGGTGGTGGGTCCAGCCGGTTTTTGGTTGAGAAGGGGTTGTATTGCCTTCACGACGATTGTCATGTTCGGTCTGAAGTCGGATTCGTACTGAACGCACAGCGCTGCCACTGCTGCTAGCTGAAAACATGAAGAGAAGCAACTTCAGCAAGGACACGTACTGTTAAATTTTGTAGTTTGCACGATTTGCTACAATATCGTACCTTGGCGACGGCTTTTGGTGGGTACTCACTGTTGAGCTTTGGATCAACACATTGCTTTACTTTATCTTCGCTCAACCTTGGAGTAGCCTGCCTCAGAGGATTAAGAAACATATATATGTAAGACCATGAATGACGATACACCAATGACAAGTTTATTCGAAGGGTATTAAATACAATACCCAAGTAACAAGACTTTGCTGCCCTTTGGGCATGGTGTGATCGACCGGTTTTCTTCCTGTCAGTAGTTCTAGTAGGATCACACCGAAGCTGTAGACGTCACTCTTTTGGTTGATTTGCCCTGTCATAGCATATCTGAATATTACCAAATCCCAAACAGCAAAATGTGAGCAAGGTAACAAAACCGAGAGCATATATAAGTTTGATATGTCAAAGAAAACACAATATCATCCGGCCGGTCTTACTCTGGTGCGTGGTATCCAAATGTTCCTAGCACACGAGTCGAGTGTAACCGGGCAGCGGATTCCGTACCCTGGTTTGTCAGGTTGAAGTCGGCAATCTTGGAGCTGAATTCATCAAATATTAGGATGTTACTCGACCGAATATCTCGATGAACAATCGATGGTTGGACTTTCTCATGTAGGTACTCTATTCCCCTCGCGGCTCCGTAAGCTATCTTGACGCGCTGAGCCCAGTTGAGCACCGGCCCGGGTTCAGCGCCCTGCACTCCTTTCTTGCCTGCACGGGCCGGTAAGGTAAGAATGTTAATTTAGCAGGCAGGCAGTCACCTTGACATAGATAGATGCAAATTAACATTGTGGTAGAGTAGAAGCACCGTGCAAGATATTATGCAAAGAACCCATGGTCGCAAACTGATAGGCCAGCATGCGGTTGCCATCCTCCAAGCAATAGCCCAGGAGTTCCACGAAGTACTCGTTCTTAAGCTTGGAGACCATTGCTAGCTATGGCAATGAGATCGATCATGAGAAGAATCCAAATCCAAAGGAAATGAATCAACCAATATATTTGACCAGATTAATTTGGTGCGGCAGTATGGGATCATCATGGATCAGATCATCTGAGAGGATGATGCATGCTTGGCACGCACCTGAGCAGAGAATTCTGAGTCGGACTCCTGCGAGGCGCTGGGGTCGAGCTTCTTGATCACGGCGGGGCGGCCATCGCTAAGGGTACAACTGTAGACGCGGCCGATGGAACCCTCGCCGATGAGGGCCTTGTCGCTGAAATTGTTGGTCATCTTGTTGAGCTCGTCTAGCGGTATCGCCGGCACGTCGATGGTGAGCACCTTGGGCGGCCCTCCGGGCCTCGTGGCGCCGGGCCCCCTCGGCCCGCCTCTGTTGCCTGCGCCAAAGTCGTTTCGTTCATAAAAAAAACTGTTATCAGATCCAGCGCCCTGGCCGATTGATATGAGCTATGAGCGGCGACGATGATTATGAGTGGATACCGGGAGCGTTGACGTTGGGCGGCGGAGCGGCTTGGTTCGCCGGCGGGCCGTAGGTGTCCTCCTCGGCGCTGCCGCAGCAAGACATTGTTCTCGCCGGCCGGACACGATGGGTTGGTTTGGGGGCGGTCAGAAGATCATGACCTGGATGGACGTACGCATTCCCAACAACAGAATAGGATCGATCAACACATCCTCCAATCTCCAAAGAAAATAAATTGGATCAACGAGTACAATGTGGAATAGATGATCTGATCCAGAACTAATTCAATCAAGATTTCGAAAATCTTGCAATGAGCCAATGAGGATCTTGCTAGATCCTCCAATCCCCAAAGAAAATAAATTGGATCAACGACACAATGAAAGAAAAACAACCCGGCTATTTTCAATCTAGTATGAGCATTACCTCCCCGAAAAATTCCCACCGGAGAATGGTCGTCGGTGGATCAAGAACAGCGGCGGTGTTTTGTTTCCGGGTAAGAGATTAGTGGTGGCCAAGGGTGGGGGCTCCTTTTTTCGCGCCAAAGGAGGCTCCTGTTCCGCTTTAACTGGCTCCTTTACTTTGTGCTCCTGCCGTATCCTATTATTGGCATGCGAGATGTTACATCATGAGAGTGAGAGCGCCGTTCCATGCAAAATGGTCGTCTTCCTCCTTGAGGATTTTATATATTGTTATTTGTCGACATAAGCACTTTTGACTATCAAATTATTATAATAACTGAATGTACACATAAAAATTAATATGTTATAATTTGAAGATGAACTTTTCAGGTGGCCCACGTGCAAAGTGCAAGATCTATGCACGAGACCAGACTCGCTGCATGTGCAAGTGTGTAAGGGCGTGTTCGGTTGCGTGCATAACACCCAGCCAGGTCCTTGGATGCAATTTTGAGCCACTTGGTTACCTGCGCATGTGGTTTGTCCTGCAGAGCAGGTACTCAAAGTAGCCCAGAGCTAGTCTCTCGATGAACGTCCGAATTAACTGTTTCCAACGAGTCAGGCCCGTGCAAGGGCGCATGCGGTTGCACGCGCAGGGGACAAGCGGGAGACATGACGCTGTTTCCTGAAGTCGCGCCCCTTATCTCAGTGCTCACTCTCCCCTCTATCCATTGTGACTCTCTCACCGGCGATGGCGGCGTGCATCGGCGAATCGAACATCTGGACGATGAGCACAGGCGGCGACCACCGCCTTCATGATCCCTTCTTCACCCTTTCGTCAATGGAAGTAAGCCCTTGTCTGCCCGATTTAGGGAGTCATGCAGGCATTGATTTAGAGTTGGGGGCTTCGGTTTGGGTTTTGAGTTGGGTTTAGGGTTAGATTTCAGGTTTCAAATGACTTGAATAGGGTTTCAATTCAGGGTTTCATACGGCTCAATTAGGCTTGCCTTGATCCAAGAAATTTAATGTGTTTTCGTTAGTATGTCAGTTTGTGTTAACTATCTTTTTATGGCTCTGTCGGCACTATTATGACTATGCATGCTAATGTAGTGTGAATGCTTGTTCAAATTGCTAGGCTCTGCCTAGGTATGTATGTGCACGAGTGTGCAGTTTGGTAACCTCACCACTCGGAGAAGAGGTTACCACATCACAGTCTTGAATGCAACCAAACACTAGCACGTTCTCGCAACCAAACGACATGCTAGTGGTTCGCCTCTAATGCAGGTTGGGGCTTTATGGGCAATTAAACTAGGCACGAAA
Coding sequences within it:
- the LOC125524347 gene encoding probable protein kinase At2g41970, which produces MSCCGSAEEDTYGPPANQAAPPPNVNAPGNRGGPRGPGATRPGGPPKVLTIDVPAIPLDELNKMTNNFSDKALIGEGSIGRVYSCTLSDGRPAVIKKLDPSASQESDSEFSAQLAMVSKLKNEYFVELLGYCLEDGNRMLAYQFATMGSLHNILHGKKGVQGAEPGPVLNWAQRVKIAYGAARGIEYLHEKVQPSIVHRDIRSSNILIFDEFSSKIADFNLTNQGTESAARLHSTRVLGTFGYHAPEYAMTGQINQKSDVYSFGVILLELLTGRKPVDHTMPKGQQSLVTWATPRLSEDKVKQCVDPKLNSEYPPKAVAKLAAVAALCVQYESDFRPNMTIVVKAIQPLLNQKPAGPTTEAPRP